In Nicotiana tabacum cultivar K326 chromosome 2, ASM71507v2, whole genome shotgun sequence, the following proteins share a genomic window:
- the LOC107769434 gene encoding short-chain dehydrogenase reductase ATA1-like, translated as MHFLFIHCICYKLLSYIWMNMDHNGETEDTSVSLLSPKRLRGKVAVITGGARGIGAATARVFAENGAHVVIADILDEVGASLADSIEGRYVHCDVSKEEEVESAVKQAVEWKGRLDIMFNNAGIAGFGGSITNIKMDKMMTLLAINLNGVVHGVKHAARTMIAGKHGGTIICSSSSAAIMGGLASHSYTMSKEAILGLSRSTACELGVYGIRVNCISPHGVPSEMLVSEYRKFLGNMELRPDEVSSIVGERGSLLHGRGGTLEDVAQAVLFLASDESGFITGHNLVIDGGYTSACSQMSFIYQE; from the exons ATGCATTTCCTATTTATACATTGTATCTGCTACAAATTGCTGTCTTATATTTGGATGAATATGGATCACAATGGTGAAACAGAGGATACTTCGGTATCATTGTTATCCCCAAAGAG GTTGAGGGGAAAAGTTGCAGTTATAACGGGTGGTGCAAGAGGAATAGGAGCAGCAACTGCAAGAGTATTTGCTGAAAATGGAGCTCATGTTGTGATTGCAGATATACTGGATGAAGTTGGTGCAAGTCTAGCTGATTCTATTGAAGGTCGATATGTGCACTGTGAtgtctccaaagaagaagaagtggaATCAGCTGTGAAACAAGCAGTGGAATGGAAAGGCAGATTAGACATCATGTTCAACAATGCTGGAATTGCAGGCTTTGGAGGGAGCATTACCAACATCAAAATGGATAAGATGATGACACTGCTTGCTATAAATCTGAACGGGGTCGTGCATGGGGTCAagcatgctgcacggacaatGATAGCAG GCAAGCATGGAGGCACAATCATATGCTCATCAAGCTCGGCTGCTATCATGGGAGGCCTAGCATCTCATTCCTACACAATGTCAAAAGAGGCAATCCTAGGGCTTTCCCGAAGCACAGCGTGTGAGTTGGGGGTTTACGGGATTCGAGTGAACTGTATTTCTCCTCATGGTGTCCCTTCCGAGATGCTTGTGAGTGAATATCGCAAGTTTCTTGGTAATATGGAGCTTAGGCCTGATGAAGTAAGCTCAATAGTCGGGGAAAGAGGGAGTCTTCTGCATGGGAGAGGTGGAACATTGGAAGATGTTGCACAAGCTGTCTTGTTTCTTGCCAGTGATGAATCTGGTTTTATTACTGGCCACAATCTCGTCATTGATGGGGGTTACACTTCTGCTTGTAGTCAAATGAGTTTCATATACCAAGAATGA
- the LOC142166784 gene encoding uncharacterized protein LOC142166784 gives MPFGLKNAGATYQRLVNKMFEQQIGKTMEVYIDDMLVKSLNAGDHLNHLREIFDILRKYNMKLNPEKCAFGVGSETYYPHLKKLALALVIASQKLSLYFQCHPIAAVITLPLRNVLHKPELSGHLAKCAVEVSEFDIEYKPITTIKPQVLADFVDDFTPGLMPLAAKDAVSGTVSCVWTLFTDGASNINGSSLVIVLITPSGETLRQAIRIISLTNNEAEYEALVAGLELVRQLGPEVIEIKCDSQLVVNQVYGIFDTKEEHMQQYLSKVQVLLSWFREWSIIHILREENVEADALANLVSSTKMEETDSGAVNQLLHSVLDVYRYCKLNLTNLIWDWRNEFIEHLRHGKFPEDPKLSWALRTKAAHYCLIDCQLYRKSFQ, from the exons ATGCCTTTTGGGCTTAAGAATGCCGGAGCCACTTACCAGAGGCTtgttaataaaatgtttgaacAACAAATTGGTAAgacaatggaggtttatattgacgacatgttagttaagtctctTAATGCAGGAGATCATCTGAATCATCTCCGGGAAATATTTGACATtctaagaaaatacaacatgaagctcaacccggagaaatgcgccTTCGGAGTTGGTTCCG AGACATACTATCCACACCTTAAAAAGTTGGCCCTAGCTCTTGTAATCGCTTCTCAAAAACTTAGTctttattttcaatgccatcctatAGCCGCCGTGATAACTTTACCCTTGAGGAATGTCCTTCATAAGCCTGAATTATCGGGGCATTTGGCTAAATGTGCAGTCGAAgttagtgaattcgacattgaaTATAAGCCCATAACTACGATCAAgccacaagttttggccgacttcgtGGATGACTTTACTCCGGGATTAATGCCTTTAGCTGCTAAAGATGCAGTATCGGGGACGGTATCATGTGTTTGGACCTTGTTTACAGATGGAGCTTCCAACATAAATGGGTCCAGTCTCGTGATAGTATTAATCACTccttcgggagaaaccctaagACAAGCCATTAGAATCATttcattaactaacaatgaagccgagtacgaGGCTTTAGTTGCAGGACTTGAACTAGTTCGACAACTAGGCCCTGAGGTAATTGAAATAAAGTGCGACTCCCAGCTGGTAGTGAACCAGGTATATGGAATTTTCGACACCAAAGAGGAACACATGCAACAATACTTGAGTAAGGTTCAAGTATTACTTTCCTGGTTCAGGGAATGGTCGATTATACACATTCTGAGAGAAGAAAATGTGGAGGCAGACGCATTAGCCAATTTGGTATCATCcacaaaaatggaagaaactgaTTCCGGCGCGGTCAATCAACTGCTGCATTCGGTATTGGATGTATACAGATATTGCAAATTAAACTTAACCAACTTaatttgggattggagaaatgagtTTATAGAGCATTTAAGGCATGGCAAATTTCCTGAAGATCCAAAATTATCCTGGGCACTACGGACTAAAGCAGCTCATTATTGTCTTATTGACTGTCAACTGTACAGAAAGTCTTTTCAATAA